The Oreochromis niloticus isolate F11D_XX linkage group LG4, O_niloticus_UMD_NMBU, whole genome shotgun sequence DNA segment gaatcgaaaatggaatcggaatcgtgaaaatcttatcaatacccatccctactctggagtcccacaggctaacgaAGCCCagtaggactccttcttcagcttggtgcTCCCCTCACCTCTGGTGttcaccatttggttcggggattaccaccacgacaGGCACCAACAACTACCTTGTGGCCGCAACTCGGTGCAGCGGcaatggaggtgctgaacatggtccattctgACTCATGACtcatgtccccagtctccctcggaattctgttgaagctctgccggaagTGTGAGTTGAAGATTTTGCGGAccagggcctctgctagacgttcccaccCTCACTGTACGTTTAGGCGTgccaggtctgtccagcgtcctccctcgccacctgatccaactcaccaccaggtggtgatcagttgacagctcagcccctctcatTACCCGAGTGTCTAAAACATATGGCCTCACGTCTGGTGATAcaattacaaaatcgatcatcgacctgtggCCTAGcgtgtcctggtgccacgtgcacttatgaaCAATCTTATGTTCGAAAATGGTGtttgttatggccaaactgtggtttgcaaagaagtccaataacaaaacaccactcgggttcagatccagttggccgttcctcccaatcacgcccttccaggtctcgctgtcatTGGCCaagtgagcattgaagtctcccagtaggacaacagagtccccaGGAGTAGCATCCTCCAGTACCccacccagggactctaagaaggctgggtactctgaactgccgctcggcgcataagcgcagacgACGGTCGGGACCCATTCACTGACCCGAAGGCGAAGGAAACAAACCCTGTCGTCCACTGGGAGAAACCCCAACATACCAACAGCAACCTGAGGGGATACCaagatacccaccccagcccgccgccgctcaccaggggcaactccagactgagacagagctcagcccctctccaggtcgctggttccagagcccaggCCATGCgttgaggtgagcccgactatatctagccggtacctctcaacctcacgcacgaGCTCAGGCTCCTTCaacaccagagaggtgacattccatgtacCAATTGCCAGTCTAGGTAGCCAAGGATCGGTCCGCCAGgacctccgctcctggccgctgCACGGCTCAcattgcacccgacccctacggtgcctcctgcaggtggtgggcctgcaggaagatgggcccatgtcccttTTTTGGGCTATGCCcagccgggccccatggactaaggcccggccaccagacgcttaCCTTCGGGCACCCTCTCGGCTCCAGGGcagggccccggtaaccctatcccgggaaGGGTGAACTGTACCATTCaaaataagtaataaataaggatacaaatattttctttgttgtcTTTGAAACAGAAGACTAGAGATCATCCTGACACGACAAGATCTGAGGTCACTGAAAATCCCAGAGATGTGGCAAAAAACACAGCAATCAAACAGCAAAATGTTaagaaacaacctgaagaggaaCCGAGTGAGTTGTTCAAACACTAAAAGCACTTGAATGATGTGTTGgccttctattttttttttaatttttttgttacagaatattgtgttctgcgtcctgattggctgtagaccattgtcaaatcaatctcgtgccgtgtctcatgtacagtacagaatgcattCAGCATGTCAAATTTATATAAATCTTGGATCGCTGGctgtgtgactctgaagtgctgtactgtatgtttgtaatttttctccacaacaaacacaacaatattGATGAAACGTTTTGCAGCGTCAAAGGCAACCgcgggtgcctttggtttcattctataatactgaacagtgttggtcaagttacttgaaaaaagtaatcagttactaattactgattacttcccccaaaaagtattCCGGaaactttactgattacttattttcaaaagtaattaattacttttatacGCGTTaattgtaacgcgttactgcccatctctgataCTGAAGTTATTTTTCTAccaaggtttgaactttgagagtgtttaaacaagagagaaaagtgtgaaaatgttcatggttgtttgagaaaagtgtataaagtgtgtagcaATGGatgttacagccttaaaacatctataagaattcaaaaaaataaagttgtgtatttcgcggatttcacctattgcgggttatttttagaacgtaactcccgcaataaacgagggaccactgtacagtTAATTTGGCTCAGTTCTGAAATGATAATTGAAGTTCTCCAAACAATGAGTGAAATCCTTCACAACACTGGTTTACTTCCGCAAAATTTAGGAgcttttcttattttatgtAAGCATTTACAAATGTTTTAGCCCATATGTGCACACAGCTAACTACTGTAATAGTTATGTTTGCAGtttgaataaaatattgtttctgTATGTCTTTGTGATCAAAACAGATCAGGTGTGTTCTCTAATGAATAGTTTTACTTTCCCAAAGTCACTAAACGGGCATAGGTATACCTGTCTaactgctcattaatgcaaaaatctaatcagccaatcacatgacagcaactcagtgcagACATggagacatggtcaagatgatctgctgaagatcagactgaACATCAACATCAATCTAATTCTAATAATCCCAAAGTGTGTATGCTCATATtttaatcatcttttttttttcagagaagACAACAAGCAGCACAATTTCAACACCTGTGAAACCTGCACTAAAGATCAAAGAAGTAAAGGGCGTCGTTAATAGCCTTCCTGAGGTAagactgttttattttattaaaaacttACCATTCAAAATAAAGATAACTTAAAACACCACTGTCACTAAaacacttgctcatagggggtcgtctaattgttggtgttttctctgtattattgtagggtctttaaagCACCATGAGGTGACTGTCTTTATagtttggtgctatataaataaaactggattaAACTGAATCTTGCTCAAAAtgatttttataataaaactgCATATTATTTTCCTGGTCTGCTTTTCTCCATCCAAGCTTACCAttcaaaagaaataataaataaggatACAAATATATTCTTGGTTGTCTTTGACACAGAGAGCAAGAGATCATCCTGACATGACAAGATCTGAGGTCACTGAAAATCCCAGAGATGTGGCAAAAAACACACCAATCAAACAGCAAAATGTTaagaaacaacctgaagaggaaCTGCGTGAGTTGTTCAAACACTAAAAGCACTTGAATGATGTGTTGGTCTTCTATTTTGTGTACTTTTTGttgaagcagaagaaaacaaaatccaGTTTCAATCTATTTTCTATTGTCTGCAGATTTTTTCTATCTGTGCCTCAAAACCAGAGAATATTTGAAAATATGACTCAAAAGCATGCaaacattatttcattatttttcatcAGTTGTTTCAAAGCTTCAGTAGTTTTCACAAACACTacagaagttcagaaaaagAAGTATTTGTTAGCTTAGAGCTACTTATAAAACTCTCAGTGtacatagttttattttaaacagttatATCTGTTTTGCAGAAGAACGCAAGGAAGATCATGTTGAACATGAAGATGAGGATGAAGAACAGGAAGATGAGCATATAGATGAAGATGATGTTGGTGAAGATGAGCCTAGAGCTGAGAGAGATGAGGATGAAGAAGGTGATATTGATGAAGTCGAGACTGCGCCTGCTGTTGCCTCTAACCATACTGACAGCAGTGATATCAAAGGTGACATTTCTGATATATTTCCTATTGGTATGTTAAGATAACAAAGACCTTCTTTGTGTATGAAAATAacgcttcttcttttttcagagAGAGTAACAGATACAATTCCAACACCTGGAAAACATGCATTAGAGATGAAAGAAGTAAAGGGTATCATTAACATCCTTCCTGAGGCAAGATAGATTATTTTCCTTGAATGTTTTACTGCACTTTTTATTGCTGGTAGTTTTGAGTATGTTAATCATCTTAGATTACTCTACTTTACACCAGCACCGTCATCAAGATAGAAATTTGGCAAATATTATGGTTCAGCATGACAAATTACAAATGTACGCTTTTACACCATCCAGTCCgactatttaaaataaatatgaatatattctTGGTTGTCTTTAAAACAGAAAGCTATAGATCATCCTGGCATGCCAAGATCTGAATTCTCTGGAAATAACAGAGATgttgcaacaaacacagcaatcAAACAGCTGAATGTCAAGAAAGAACCTGAAGAGGAACTGAGTGAGTTGTTCAAACACTAAAAGCACTTGAATGATGTGTTGGTCTTCTATTTTGTGTACTTTTTGTTGAAgtagaagaaaacaaaatccaGTTTCAGTCTATTTTCTATtgtctgcagttttttttctatctaTGCCTCAAAACTAGAGAATGTTTTTACATATGAATCAAAAGCATGCAAAcattatttcattgtttttttcagttgtttcaaAGCTTCAGTAGTTTTCACAAACACTacagaagttcagaaaaagAAGTATTCGTTAGCTTAGAGCTACTTATAAAACTCTCAGTGtacatagttttattttaaacagttatATCTGTTTTGCAGAAGAACGCAAGGAAGATCATGTTGAACATGAAGATGAGGATGAGGAACAGGAAGATGAGCATATAGATGAAGATGATGTTGGTGAAGATGAGCCTAGAGCTGAGAAAGATAAGGATGAAGAAGGTGATATTGATGAAGTCGAGACTGCGCCTGCTGTTGCCTCTAACCATACTGACAGCAGTGATATCAAAGGTGACATTTCTGATATATTTCCTATTGGTATGTTAAGATAACAAAAACCTTCTTTGTGTATGAAAAtaacacttcttcttttttcagagAGAGTAACAGCTACAATTCCAACACCTGGAAAACATGCATTAGAGATGAAAGAAGTAAAGGGTATCATTAACATCCTTCCTGAGGCAAGACAGATTATTTTCTTTGAATGTTTTACTGCACTTTTTATTGCTGGTAGTTTTGAGTATGTTAATCATCTTAGATTACTCTACTTTACACCAGCACCGTCATCAAGATAGAAATTTGGCAAATATTATGGTTCAGCATGACAAATTACAAATGTATGCTTTTACGCCATCCAGTCCgactatttaaaataaatatgaatatattctTGGTTGTCTTTAAAGCAGAAGACTAGACATCATCCTGACATGCCAAGATCTGAAGTCAGTGGAAATAACAAAGATGTGGCAAAAAACACAGCAATCAAACAGCAAAATGTTaaacaacctgaagaggaaCTGAGTGAGTTGTTCAAACACTAAAAGCACTTGAATGATGTGTTGGTCTTCTATTTTGTGTACTTTTTGTTGAAgtagaagaaaacaaaatccaGTTTCAATCTATTTTTTACCAAGTTTACAGGGTCGTCCTCTGAACCTCTGATTATCTGAGATGAGTGTGGGTGTatgtggtccctcgctataacatGGTTCACCTTTTGCGGTCTTGCAGTTCCgcggattttttttgtgtgcaattttgcattttttttttttttttgttacagcatattgtgttctgcgtcctgattggctgtagaccattgtcaaatcaatctcgtgccgtgtctcatgtacagtacagaatgcgttcagcttgtcaaatttatataaatcttggatcgctagcagtgtgactctgaagtgctgtactgtatgtttgtaatttttctccacaacaaacacaacaatattGATGAAACGTTTTGCAGCATCAAAGGCAACCCtgggtgcctttggtttcattctataatactgaagttatttttctatgaagctttcaactttgagagtgtttaaacaagagagaaaagtgtgaaaatgttcatggctgtttgagaaaagtgtataaagtctGTAgggaggggttttacagccttaaaacatctataagaattcaaaaaaataaagttgtgtatttcgcggatttcacctattgcgggttatttttagaacataactcccgcgataaacgagggaccactgtacagtTAATTTGGCTCAGTTCTGAAATGATAATTGAAGTTCTCCAAACAATGAGTGAAATCCTTCACAACACTGGTTTACTTCCGCAAAATTTAGGAgcttttcttattttatgtCAGCATTTACAAATGTTTTAGCCCATATGTGCACACAGCTAACTACTGTAATAGTTATGTTTGCAGtttgaataaaatattgtttctgTATGTCTTTGTGATCAAAACAGATCAGGTGTGTTCTCTAATGAATAGTTTTACTTTCCCAAAGTCACTAAACGGGCATAGGTATACCTGTCTaactgctcattaatgcaaaaatctaatcagccaatcacatgacagcaactcagtgcagACATggagacatggtcaagatgatcTGCTGAAGTTCAGACTGAACATCAACATCAGTCTAATTCTAATAATCCCAAAGTGTGTATGCTCATATTTTAATCATCCTTCTTTTTTCAGAGAAGACAACAAGCAGCACAATTTCAACACCTGTGAAACCTGCACTAAAGATCAAAGAAGAAAAGGGTGTCGTTAATAGCCTTCCTGAGGTAagactgttttattttattaaaaacttACCATTCAAAATAAAGATAACTTAAAACACCACTGTCACtaaagcacttgctcataggaggttgtctaattgttggtgttttctatgtattattgtagggtctttaaagCACCATGAGGTGACTGTCTTTATagtttggtgctatataaataaaactggattaAACTGAATCTTGCTCAAAAtgatttttataataaaactgCATATTATTTTCCTGGTCTGCTTTTCTCCATCCAAGCTTACCAttcaaatgaaataataaataaggatACAAATATATTCTTGGTTGTCTTTGACACAGAGAGCAAGAGATCATCCTGACATGACAAGATCTGAGGTCACTGAAAATCCCAGAGATGTGGCAAAAAACACACCAATCAAACAGCAAAATGTTaagaaacaacctgaagaggaaCTGCGTGAGTTGTTCAAACACTAAAAGCACTTGAATGATGTGTTTGTCTTCTATTTTGTGTACTTTTTGTTGAAGTAGAAGAAAACATAATCCAGTTTCAATCTATTTTCTATTGTCTGCAGATTTTTTCCATCTGTGCCTCAAAACCAGAGAATATTTGAAAATATGACTCAAAAGCATGCaaacattatttcattatttttcatcAGTTGTTTCAAAGCTTCAGTAGTTTTCACAAACACTacagaagttcagaaaaagAAGTATTTGTTAGCTTAGAGCTACTTATAAAACTCTCAGTGtacatagttttattttaaacagttatATCTGTTTTGCAGAAGAACGCAAGGAAGATCATGTTGAACATGAAGATGAGGATGAAGAACAGGAAGATGAGCATATAGATGAAGATGATGTTGGTGATGATGAGCCTAGAGCTGAGAAAGATGAGGATGAAGAAGGTGATAATGATGAAGACAAGAGTGTGCCTTCTGTTGCCTCTAACCATACTGACAGCAGTGATATCAAAGGTGACATTTCCAATATATTTCCTATTGGTATGTTAAGATAACAAAAACCTTCTTTGTGTATGAAAATAacgcttcttcttttttcagagAGAGTAACAGCTACAATTCCAACACCTGGACAACATGCATTAGAGATGAAAGAAGTAAAGGGTATCGTTAACATCCTTCCTGAGGCAAGATAGATTATTTTCCTTGAATGTTTTACTGCACTTTTTATTGCTGGTAGTTTTGAGTATGTTAATCATCTTAGATTACTCTACTTTACACCAGCACCGTCATCAAGATAGAAATTTGGCAAATATTATGGTTCAGCATGACAAATTACAAATGTACGCTTTTACACCATCCTGTCCgactatttaaaataaatactaatATATCCTTGGTTGTCTTTAAAGCAGAAGACTAGACATCATCCTGACATGCCAAGATCTGAAGTCAGTGGAAATAACAAAGATGTGGCAAAAAACACAGCAATCAAACAGCAAAATGTTAAACAACCTGAAAAGAAACGGAGTGAGTTGTTCAAACACTAAAAGCACTTGAATGATGTGTTGGTCTTCTATTTTGTGTACTTTTTGTTGAAgtagaagaaaacaaaatccaGTTTCAATCTATTTTCTACCAAGTTTACAGGGTCGTCCTTTGAACTTCTGATTATCTGAGATGAGTGTGGGTGTATAGTTAATTTGGTCTGTTCTGAAAAAATTTGCAAAAttaggtctgtgaaggttctcagtcatccaggtcatcgtagtgtAAAGAGTTTgtaaagaaaagcgtctggacttctttaagttgcttgaagacgtttcacctctcttccgagaagcttcttcagttctaaggaaagaagccatttatgtccactgtgaatgatcatctttgaacagaggcggtggtttacgacaccaactgtctgccatctataatccagttttgagatcccttcccagacacctTAATGGCCACTCACATCCTGaaccatctgacctcaggaaatcacatgatagggtggggccaggtttcacattgagctcacccgaaaccctgactgattgtgacccacacccgttttcacaacttggctcatgtgattaggtagaggatcatcagggtgtcctttgtccctctttggggggaaactcccactgggtttaaatctggaactctccaccatttgacccttagaactgaagaagcttctcggatgagaggtgaaacgtcttcaagcaacttaaagaagtccagacgcttttctttccaagctctttagactttgcaaatttaggagcttttcttattttatgtAAGCATTTACAAATGTTTTAGCACATATGTGCACAAAACAGATCAGGTGTGTTCCCTAATGAATAGTTTCCCAAAGACACTAAACGGCCATTTTATTTGGTATACCTGTCCAACTGCTCATTGATTCAaaaatctaatcagccaatcacatgacagcaactcagtgcagACATggagacatggtcaagatgatctgctgaagatcagactgaACATCAACATCAGTCTAATTCTAATAATCCCAAAGTGTGTATGCTCATATTTTAATCATCCTTCTTTTGTCAGAGAAGACAACAAGCAGCACAATTTCGACACTTGTGAAACCTGCACTAAAGATCAAAGAAGTAAAGGGTGTCGTTAATAGCCTTCCTGAGGTAagactgttttattttattaaaaacttaccatttaaaataaagataacTTAAAACACCACTGTCACtaaagcacttgctcataggcAGTCGTCtaattgttggtgttttctctgtattattgtagggtctttagaGCACCATGAGGTGACTGTCTTTATAGtttggtgttatataaataaaactggataAACCTGAATCTTGGTCAGAATGATTTTTATAataaatttgcatattatttTCCTGGTCTGCTTTTCTCCATCCAATCTTACCAttcaaaagaaataataaataagggTACAAATATATTCTTGGTTGTCTTTGAAACAGAAAGCTGGAGATCATCCTGACATGACAAGATCTGAGGTCACTGAAAATCCC contains these protein-coding regions:
- the LOC102081056 gene encoding stress response protein nst1 isoform X12 encodes the protein MERKSLLPGFPLENYEKDKKEEKRISLKKRKRVTDDEDENNLWRVKCGTKRGILDVEKLKKGEACIEYKGCLYSPPEFEKLAGKEPCRKWKSTIFYNELPLQFWFEEGYLTTTGYRPKKKKRKSCDSTEESEEDHVEHEDEDEEREDEHMDEEDVGGDESSSEDDEDEESDNDEDETAPAVASNHTDSSDIKERVTATIPTPGKHALEMKEVKGIVNILPEKTRHHPDMPRSEVTENPRDVAKNTAIKQQNVNKEPEKKRKKTTSSTISTPVKPALKIKEEKGVVNSLPERARDHPDMTRSEVTENPRDVAKNTAIKQQNVKKQPEKKLKKTTSSTISTPVKPALKIKEVKGVVNSLPEKARHHPDTTRSEVTENPRDVAKNTAIKQQNVKKQPEEELKKTTSSTISTLVKPALKIKEVKGVIKFLPEGLYNVKHNEKTRDHPDTTRSEVTENPRDVAKNTAIKQQNVKKQPEEEPKKTTSSTISTPVKPALKIKEVKGVVNSLPERARDHPDMTRSEVTENPRDVAKNTPIKQQNVKKQPEEELQERKEDHVEHEDEDEEQEDEHIDEDDVGEDEPRAERDEDEEGDIDEVETAPAVASNHTDSSDIKERVTDTIPTPGKHALEMKEVKGIINILPEKAIDHPGMPRSEFSGNNRDVATNTAIKQLNVKKEPEEELKERKEDHVEHEDEDEEQEDEHIDEDDVGEDEPRAEKDKDEEGDIDEVETAPAVASNHTDSSDIKERVTATIPTPGKHALEMKEVKGIINILPEQKTRHHPDMPRSEVSGNNKDVAKNTAIKQQNVKQPEEELKKTTSSTISTPVKPALKIKEEKGVVNSLPERARDHPDMTRSEVTENPRDVAKNTPIKQQNVKKQPEEELQERKEDHVEHEDEDEEQEDEHIDEDDVGDDEPRAEKDEDEEGDNDEDKSVPSVASNHTDSSDIKERVTATIPTPGQHALEMKEVKGIVNILPEQKTRHHPDMPRSEVSGNNKDVAKNTAIKQQNVKQPEKKRKKTTSSTISTLVKPALKIKEVKGVVNSLPEKAGDHPDMTRSEVTENPRDVAKNTAIKQQNVKKQPEEKLRIPIFLLINTNDDEDDELDLNEELALETEQRDEEMAKPENEREVVNSGSDVSGNLSDVTSNTAIKEQDGPSCEALPVSDECEHKDVPCSGHSVAEVQSMMPEMSVDMSEAPSPGPSASSGLNTMDLDQLKREKIKMEVKVLKLKEEYYTLKIKELKK
- the LOC102081056 gene encoding stress response protein nst1 isoform X15; translated protein: MERKSLLPGFPLENYEKDKKEEKRISLKKRKRVTDDEDENNLWRVKCGTKRGILDVEKLKKGEACIEYKGCLYSPPEFEKLAGKEPCRKWKSTIFYNELPLQFWFEEGYLTTTGYRPKKKKRKSCDSTEESEEDHVEHEDEDEEREDEHMDEEDVGGDESSSEDDEDEESDNDEDETAPAVASNHTDSSDIKERVTATIPTPGKHALEMKEVKGIVNILPEKTRHHPDMPRSEVTENPRDVAKNTAIKQQNVNKEPEKKRKKTTSSTISTPVKPALKIKEEKGVVNSLPERARDHPDMTRSEVTENPRDVAKNTAIKQQNVKKQPEKKLKKTTSSTISTPVKPALKIKEVKGVVNSLPEKARHHPDTTRSEVTENPRDVAKNTAIKQQNVKKQPEEELKKTTSSTISTLVKPALKIKEVKGVIKFLPEGLYNVKHNEKTRDHPDTTRSEVTENPRDVAKNTAIKQQNVKKQPEEEPKKTTSSTISTPVKPALKIKEVKGVVNSLPERARDHPDMTRSEVTENPRDVAKNTPIKQQNVKKQPEEELQERKEDHVEHEDEDEEQEDEHIDEDDVGEDEPRAERDEDEEGDIDEVETAPAVASNHTDSSDIKERVTDTIPTPGKHALEMKEVKGIINILPEKAIDHPGMPRSEFSGNNRDVATNTAIKQLNVKKEPEEELKERKEDHVEHEDEDEEQEDEHIDEDDVGEDEPRAEKDKDEEGDIDEVETAPAVASNHTDSSDIKERVTATIPTPGKHALEMKEVKGIINILPEQKTRHHPDMPRSEVSGNNKDVAKNTAIKQQNVKQPEEELKKTTSSTISTPVKPALKIKEEKGVVNSLPERARDHPDMTRSEVTENPRDVAKNTPIKQQNVKKQPEEELQERKEDHVEHEDEDEEQEDEHIDEDDVGDDEPRAEKDEDEEGDNDEDKSVPSVASNHTDSSDIKERVTATIPTPGQHALEMKEVKGIVNILPEQKTRHHPDMPRSEVSGNNKDVAKNTAIKQQNVKQPEKKRKKTTSSTISTLVKPALKIKEVKGVVNSLPEKAGDHPDMTRSEVTENPRDVAKNTAIKQQNVKKQPEEKLRIPIFLLINTNDDEDDELDLNEELALETEQRDEEMAKPENEREVVNSGSDVSGNLSDVTSNTAIKEQDALPVSDECEHKDVPCSGHSVAEVQSMMPEMSVDMSEAPSPGPSASSGLNTMDLDQLKREKIKMEVKVLKLKEEYYTLKIKELKK
- the LOC102081056 gene encoding stress response protein nst1 isoform X17, which gives rise to MERKSLLPGFPLENYEKDKKEEKRISLKKRKRVTDDEDENNLWRVKCGTKRGILDVEKLKKGEACIEYKGCLYSPPEFEKLAGKEPCRKWKSTIFYNELPLQFWFEEGYLTTTGYRPKKKKRKSCDSTEESEEDHVEHEDEDEEREDEHMDEEDVGGDESSSEDDEDEESDNDEDETAPAVASNHTDSSDIKERVTATIPTPGKHALEMKEVKGIVNILPEKTRHHPDMPRSEVTENPRDVAKNTAIKQQNVNKEPEKKRKKTTSSTISTPVKPALKIKEEKGVVNSLPERARDHPDMTRSEVTENPRDVAKNTAIKQQNVKKQPEKKLKKTTSSTISTPVKPALKIKEVKGVVNSLPEKARHHPDTTRSEVTENPRDVAKNTAIKQQNVKKQPEEELKKTTSSTISTLVKPALKIKEVKGVIKFLPEGLYNVKHNEKTRDHPDTTRSEVTENPRDVAKNTAIKQQNVKKQPEEEPKKTTSSTISTPVKPALKIKEVKGVVNSLPERARDHPDMTRSEVTENPRDVAKNTPIKQQNVKKQPEEELQERKEDHVEHEDEDEEQEDEHIDEDDVGEDEPRAERDEDEEGDIDEVETAPAVASNHTDSSDIKERVTDTIPTPGKHALEMKEVKGIINILPEKAIDHPGMPRSEFSGNNRDVATNTAIKQLNVKKEPEEELKERKEDHVEHEDEDEEQEDEHIDEDDVGEDEPRAEKDKDEEGDIDEVETAPAVASNHTDSSDIKERVTATIPTPGKHALEMKEVKGIINILPEQKTRHHPDMPRSEVSGNNKDVAKNTAIKQQNVKQPEEELKKTTSSTISTPVKPALKIKEEKGVVNSLPERARDHPDMTRSEVTENPRDVAKNTPIKQQNVKKQPEEELQERKEDHVEHEDEDEEQEDEHIDEDDVGDDEPRAEKDEDEEGDNDEDKSVPSVASNHTDSSDIKERVTATIPTPGQHALEMKEVKGIVNILPEQKTRHHPDMPRSEVSGNNKDVAKNTAIKQQNVKQPEKKRKKTTSSTISTLVKPALKIKEVKGVVNSLPEKAGDHPDMTRSEVTENPRDVAKNTAIKQQNVKKQPEEKLHDELDLNEELALETEQRDEEMAKPENEREVVNSGSDVSGNLSDVTSNTAIKEQDGPSCEALPVSDECEHKDVPCSGHSVAEVQSMMPEMSVDMSEAPSPGPSASSGLNTMDLDQLKREKIKMEVKVLKLKEEYYTLKIKELKK
- the LOC102081056 gene encoding stress response protein nst1 isoform X13, with amino-acid sequence MERKSLLPGFPLENYEKDKKEEKRISLKKRKRVTDDEDENNLWRVKCGTKRGILDVEKLKKGEACIEYKGCLYSPPEFEKLAGKEPCRKWKSTIFYNELPLQFWFEEGYLTTTGYRPKKKKRKSCDSTEESEEDHVEHEDEDEEREDEHMDEEDVGGDESSSEDDEDEESDNDEDETAPAVASNHTDSSDIKERVTATIPTPGKHALEMKEVKGIVNILPEKTRHHPDMPRSEVTENPRDVAKNTAIKQQNVNKEPEKKRKKTTSSTISTPVKPALKIKEEKGVVNSLPERARDHPDMTRSEVTENPRDVAKNTAIKQQNVKKQPEKKLKKTTSSTISTPVKPALKIKEVKGVVNSLPEKARHHPDTTRSEVTENPRDVAKNTAIKQQNVKKQPEEELKKTTSSTISTLVKPALKIKEVKGVIKFLPEGLYNVKHNEKTRDHPDTTRSEVTENPRDVAKNTAIKQQNVKKQPEEEPKKTTSSTISTPVKPALKIKEVKGVVNSLPERARDHPDMTRSEVTENPRDVAKNTPIKQQNVKKQPEEELQERKEDHVEHEDEDEEQEDEHIDEDDVGEDEPRAERDEDEEGDIDEVETAPAVASNHTDSSDIKERVTDTIPTPGKHALEMKEVKGIINILPEKAIDHPGMPRSEFSGNNRDVATNTAIKQLNVKKEPEEELKERKEDHVEHEDEDEEQEDEHIDEDDVGEDEPRAEKDKDEEGDIDEVETAPAVASNHTDSSDIKERVTATIPTPGKHALEMKEVKGIINILPEQKTRHHPDMPRSEVSGNNKDVAKNTAIKQQNVKQPEEELKKTTSSTISTPVKPALKIKEEKGVVNSLPERARDHPDMTRSEVTENPRDVAKNTPIKQQNVKKQPEEELQERKEDHVEHEDEDEEQEDEHIDEDDVGDDEPRAEKDEDEEGDNDEDKSVPSVASNHTDSSDIKERVTATIPTPGQHALEMKEVKGIVNILPEKTRHHPDMPRSEVSGNNKDVAKNTAIKQQNVKQPEKKRKKTTSSTISTLVKPALKIKEVKGVVNSLPEKAGDHPDMTRSEVTENPRDVAKNTAIKQQNVKKQPEEKLRIPIFLLINTNDDEDDELDLNEELALETEQRDEEMAKPENEREVVNSGSDVSGNLSDVTSNTAIKEQDGPSCEALPVSDECEHKDVPCSGHSVAEVQSMMPEMSVDMSEAPSPGPSASSGLNTMDLDQLKREKIKMEVKVLKLKEEYYTLKIKELKK